The sequence TAATGGGCCGGTAAAACTATACGGGCAAAGCGTAGTTGTACCGGGAGATATTAGTTCGGCGGCTTTTTGGTTGGTAGCTGGAGCAATTGTATCAGATTCGGAATTATTAATTGAAAATGTTGGCGTTAACCCAACTCGGACAGGTGTTTTAGAAGCTTTGGAAATGATGGGGGCTGAGATCGCGCGAGAAAACGAAAGGGAAGTTGCGGGAGAACCTGTAGCCGATTTAAGAGTACGCTCTAGCAAACTTAAAGGCTGCACCATCGAAGGAGATATTATACCAAGATTAATTGACGAAATTCCCATTTTGGCTGTGGCAGCAGTATTTGCCGAAGGTACTACTGTAATTAAAGATGCTGCCGAACTGCGAGTTAAAGAGAGCGATCGCATTACCGTAATGGCGAATCAACTCAACTCAATGGGAGCTAGGATAACCGAATTAGATGACGGCATGGAGATTACTGGCGGCACACCACTTACTGGTGCCGAACTTGATAGTTTTACCGACCACCGTATTGCCATGAGTTTGGCGATCGCTGCTTTGAATGCATCTGGTACCACTACCATTAATCGTGCTGAAGCTGCGTCGGTTTCTTACCCAGATTTCTTTGAAACTATCAAAAGGATTATTTAATTAAAATGTAATAATTCTTATCCTCTGTATTAACGCAGGGTAAGAATTATTTTGAAAAAGTTTGAATGAGTTTTAAGGAATGTAAGAATTTATGTAAATAATGTTATAAATTTTTAGTTTATTTATCAGTTTTTTTGTTAAGAGAAATGTAAATTTGATTACCCTCGAATACCATTCACGTAGGCAGCAGTTAAAGAGTGCTGCGGTGCGGTAAAAATCTGCTCTACATCACCATATTCAATTAATTGTCCTACTTCTGCTTGTACCCAAAAAAAGGCAGCGTAATCGCCAATTCTCCTAGCTTGAGCAAGGTTGTGGGTAACAATTACCACTGTATAACGTTCTCGCAGACTGGCAATTAAATCTTCAACTACGCCACTAGAAATGGGATCGAGGGCACTACAAGGTTCATCCAAGAGTAAAACTTCTGGTTGCACAACCAAAGCACGAGCAATACATAAACGCTGCTTCTGTCCACCAGATAAAGATAAGGCAGAAGTATGGAGTCGATCCTTTACTTCGTTCCATAGTCCGACATCCTGAAGCGTGCTTTCAATCAGCAATGCCAGTTGTTTGCGGTTTTTAATTCCATGTTCTTGTAGCGGAAATGCGAGATTTTTCCAAATTGAGAATGGGAAAGGATTGGGCTTTTGGAAGATTGTACCAACACGCCGACGTAGTGCGATCGCATCTATTTGCTCATTAAGAATTTCTACAGAATCTAAGCGAATGCTTCCCGTCACTTTGGTATGAGGTATCAAATCAGTTAAGCGATTCAGACAACTTAAAAAACTGCTTTTGCCACAGCCAGAAGGACCTACCAGTGCAGTAATTTTACCTGCCTCAATTGCCATGGTGATATCTTTAAAAGCGGCTTTCTTGCCATAATACAAACTTAGTTGCTCAGTTTGCATTGAAGGCAAAGATGACTGAGAATGTCGGCGTTGAAATTTATTCATGAACGGGTAATTCTCCGAGTTAATAAAAACTGGGTTGTCCAAGTAGCCATACCATTCACCAACAACAATAAAATCAACAGCACTAAAGCAGAAGCGTAGGCATTATTATCCCCCCCTGCCACATTCATTGATAAATCGAAAATGTGAATCGATAGCGATCGCCCCGAATCTAGTAATGACTCTGGCATTCGATCTACATAACCACTGGTAAAAATCAGTGCTGCTGTCTCGGCGATTGCCCGTCCAATTCCCAGCACCAAACCCACGACTAACCCTGGTGTTGCTGCCGGTAATAGCAGTTTCCTAATGGTGGTAGTACGTGATAATCCCAAAGCGGCAGCCCCCAATCGATAATCAGCCGGAACAGCCCGAAAACCGGCTTCTGTGGAGCGAATTAGTATAGGCAAAACCATACAAGCCAAAGTCAAGCCACCAGATAAAATGGAAAAGCCTAATCCCAGCTTAATTGAGAAAAAGGCGTTGCCAAACAAGCCAAAGACAATAGAAGGTACTCCTGCCAACACATCCAAGCTGCGGCGCACCAAGCGCCCGAACAAACTTTCACTGTTTGTAAACTCCGCTAATAGCATGGCAGTACCAACACCAAGGGGGAGAGAAACTGCCATACAAACCCCCAATATTAGACAAGTAGAAACAAGAATCGGCGCAATTCCCCCATCACGTCCTGCATTTCGAGGTTCAGTTGTCAAGAATTCCCAAGAGATTTGCCCTACACCGTGCCAAACGATATCGCTTAAAATCCAGCAAAAAATGGCGGTAACAAATAAAGCGATCGCCCAAAGAATAAGGCTAGGTAGTAGAAACTGAATTTTTGAGTTTTTATCCATAAATATCTTTCCTACTTATAGCTTCGGCAACGGCTACCAGTAAGACGATAGTTATCATCAGTAACAAACCACTAACAAACAGTGCCGAACGGTGATTTCCTGTGGCATAAGCCATCTCTAAAGCTATATTGGCAGTAAGAGTACGAACGGGATCGAATAAGCTGGTGGGTGTTTGCACGACATTGCCACAAACCATTAACACTGCCATAGTTTCTCCAATGGCGCGTCCGGTTCCCAGAATCAATCCAGTAAATAAACCAGATTTAGCAGCAGGTAAAACAACGCTTCTGATAGTTGCCCAGTGAGAAATTCCCAAGGCAGCTGCACCTCGTAAATATTCAGTCGGGACTTCAGAAAAACTTGCTTGTGCACTCAAAGCGATCGTCGGTAATATCATTAATGTCAAAATAGCGATTCCTGCTAAAAGGCTGGTTCCTGGTGCTTGGAATTTGCCAATTAGTGGCACAAGGACGACTAAACCCCAGAAACCGTAAACTACAGAAGGAATACCTGCGAGTAACTCAATTAGCTGCCGATAAAATCCAGCGATCAAAGGAGGAGCATAATACTGACAAAATATTGCCGAGCCAATTCCCAACGGTGCTGCAAATATTACGGAACCGAGTGTTACCAAGAAACTTCCCCACAGCATCGGCATGAGGCTATAGAATCCTTGTATTGGATTCCAAGATGGATCGCTGACAAAAGGCAACCATCCTACCTGTTGCAGTATTGGCAATGCTTCAAGTAATAAAAATGCGGTAATTAAGACAACAATAATACCTGTAACTATAGCTAATACTCGTAATATCCACAGTAAAAATAAATCACTTTGAGATGGGGACAAAATCCTGGTTTTTAACAATGTCATGAACTTGTGGCGACTGTGCAAACTCGATAAATTCTTTTTCTAATCCTTGCGGCTGGGTTTTAGTAACCAAATTCAAGGGACGGGAAAGAGGAAATGTCTCATTTTGGATATTCTCTGTAGTGGCTGAGACTTTATTCAAGGGCAATAATTTGATAGAAACATCATTGTTGGCACTAAATTCAGCCGTGCCAATTGATACATATCCAATAGCATTAGGATTACCTGCTACTGTCTTAATCCCCTGCTGATTGTCCCCAATCACAACCGATGATTTGATATCGCTATTTTCAAGTTTGAAGTAGTCAAGAAACAATTCTAGAGTAGAACGTCCCTCAGCTTTATTAACAACTGTAATCGGTGTATTTGTACCATTAACCTGTTGCCAGTTGTTAATCTTACCAGTATAAATATCAATAACTTGTTGATTTGACAGGGATTTTACTGGATTTTCTTTATGTAAAATAATGCCAATCCCATCACGGGCAACAGAAAAGGCTTGTAAATCTTTTTCTTCATCTTTGAGGCTACGAGATACCATACCAATATTGGCAACTCCTGTACGAGCATCGTTAATACCCCTAGATGAACCTCCTGTTTGTACATCTACTCGTACATCAGGATGCTTGGATTCAAATTTTTTCCCAATTTCTGCTGCCAACGGTGCTACTGTACTAGAGCCTGTTAAAACTAACTTTCCCTGTAATTCGTTTAGTTGACTGGTTGTTTTTGAAGGTTGCGTACAAGCTTGTAATCCCAAGCAAATTGTAGAACCGATAGCAATAAATGCTATGGATTTGAGTTGTGTCATTGAGAAATGCCTTTAATAATATAGACTTCTCCAAAATTTATATGGATTTAATTTTACACACATAAGTAGGTGAACAAAAATATTTACCGTCATTATTCGCTGCGCGTTCACCTTTATGTGTTCCCGAAGGGTAGTAATCCCAGCCCTTGCGGTTGCTATCTCCCTCCGGGAGACGCTTAGTCTAACGACTCACTTCGTGAACGCTAACGTTTCACTCGCTTCGGACAATGTGTAATTAATTTTGTTTAATTACTTACTTAACCCCCTGCACCTTTTCTATAAGTGAAGGGGGATAAAAAAAACTCTCTTCGTCGAGTGGGAGAGAGGTTTATATACAGTTATTTTCATTTTGTGGAGATGTTTCTAATGTTCATTACTCACTATTACAATAGCTTGCATAGCTATTAATATAAAATTTTTTTCAAGTTTTTCAAAAAATATTAATACAGCGGATTTCATCTTAATGAGGTACAGGACATATCGTGATAAGAGAGCAGGGAGTAGTAGAAGAATAAAAATTTTGAAAAATTAACATATGTTGAAACTTCAATTATCGATTCAAATAATTTTCTATAGATTCACATACACCTTCAAAGTTTTTAAATACCTCTTCGTTCGTAAATCTAATAACTTGAAGACCATAACCTTCTAATACCGATGTTCTTTGTTCATCATAATTTTTTGCTTCATCTGTAAAATGGCTTTCCCCATCAATTTCAATTACTATTTTTAAATTCGCGCAATAAAAGTCTACTATAAAATTATCAATAGGTCTTTGTCGTAAAAATCTAATTTTTAACATTTTTAAATAGTTATTCCACAGCTTTCTCTCTGCTGGAGTCATATTTTTTCGTAATTCTTTGGCTTTTTCTACAAGTTTTTGATTATAGGGTAGATGGTAAGCTGTTTTTATAAAGTTTTGCTCTCTCGTCATTGCTCAATTCTCGGTAAGATCCCCCCTAACCCCCCTTACTAAGGGGGGAATAGAGTGTTTTTTTATAAACACAATATAAAGAAGTGTTTTTTTGATGACCATAGTAAATTTACTATTAAGAAAAAAAGCCCCCCTTAAATAAGGGGGGTTGGGGGGATCTGAAATTGGGCGGTTCTAACGATAATCCTGCCTTTGAATATCTCTCAACCTCGCAGCATCTCTCATGCCATAATCAGAACGAGTAAACCTATTTAACTGCATTTCAAAAAAGTCCCGATTTGCTTGTAAATGTTCGGGGTTTTCATCATCTAAAGGATACAAAAGAGCCGTGCGTAATGCTTGAATTACTGCGGATGTTACATTGTACATCGAACGTTGAAAAGTAATTCCTAACTGAATCAACATATCATCCTGATTCCGACAATATTTTTGATAATAATCAACTAAATATTGCGGTAAAAAGTGCAGCATATCCTGCATCAATAATGTTGGAGGAATTCCAGCAGTTCCTACAGGAAATACATCAGCGTAAAGAATTCCATAGTGAAAATCTTTTTGTTCTGAAGGTACTTGCTTTGCTTGAGCGTTATAAGATTTTGTCCCCCGGAAAGGAGCAGTACGATAAAAAATTGCTTCTACATAAGGTAGTGCTGCTTCATATAACCATGTAAAACCTTTTGATTTAGGAATTACTTCATAACATTCATTACCAATATAAACATGATGATAAATTGGACGACCTGCTACTGCAAAAATACCGTTAACTAAAAAATCCATTGCTTCCGGTACGGTTGTCAGTTTTCCTTCGTCATACATATCTGACATTTCAAAGAAAACTGGTGCCATTACTTCCCAAAACAATCCTAAGTTAGAATAATAGGAAGCTTGACGACACTGCTCTAAAAACATATCTGGAAACAGTTTATAGAGCAATTGCATCGGCGGATTACCTTTGAAGTAAGCTTTAATTGCTCTATCTGCATTTTGCTTATATTCTTCAGTATCTAGAAAATCATCAAACTTTCCTAAACCCATATCTTTACCGTGCCAAAGCATAGCTCGCATACAAGCTTCGGCAAATTCCATATTTATTCTGTCGTGAAACAAATGATGCCATATTTTTGGCATTTTTTTAGTTTCACCTTTTTCGATAAATTCTAAAAGTTCGGGATGTGCTGTTGCTTCACCGCGCCAAACTCGTAAATCTGCATCATCGCCAGCATAATGATTGTGTCTTTGTAAATACTCTTCAGGTAAGAAATATTTAAAAAACTGCAAAGGATTTAAAAATTCTCTTTCGGCTATATAAAGTAAATCGCGCCAATAAAAATCCATTGGTACGGCATATGCTTTATAAATACCGATAATTTGCATCAAGTTTTCTGGGTTATCCGGTAACATCGAACCACCAGCTTCTAAGCGGTGAATTACTTCTGCAAATTCGTGAGTTGATGGCGGTAATTTTGCCGTCGCTTTTCGTGGTGTTTGTACCATATTAGTTGTTAGTTGATAGTTGTTAGCTGTGAAGCAGCGCGGTCTTGGGGGTCTCCCCCATGAGCGACTGCTGAACCCGAAGGGTTAGTTGTTTTTATTATTATTTTCGGGTTGAATATTGTTGATTAAAAACTGTAGGGGGAGAAGGCAGAGTGAGGAACTAGGGAGCAAGATGCTCCCACTACATATTTTTTTATAATTCCTAACTTCTAACTCCTCACTCCTAACTCATAACTGTTCATTGTTCGCTGTTGAATGTTGACTGATTCATCGCTATTCGTGGAATTACAGTCTTTTGAATTGCAGGAATATTGGCAACCATTTGGGTAGTTGTGGGTTCGCTCCAACGCACTAAATAGGTTGGTTGTATTCCCAAAAATATAATTACACCTGCCAAAATAAATGCTGGCATTTTCTCGTGCCAAAAAACTTTAGGATAGTAAGCTAAATCGTTGTCGAGTTTTCCAAAGCAGGTACGGTTGAGCAGAATTACAAAGTAAACCGCTGTTAAACCTGTAGCGACAACACACAATATTGTTTGAATAGGAAAGACGGGAAAGCTACCTTGAAATGCAATAAATTCGGCTACAAAGCCTGTCATCCCTGGAATACCAGCGCTAGCCATTCCACCTAATACCAGCAAAGCGCTAATAACTGGTAAACCTCTTACCGGACTCATTAAACCATTAAGCTTATCTAGTTCACGAGTTCCAACTTTAGCTTCTACGACTCCTACTAAATGGAACAAAATCCCCAAAATTATACCGTGGCTGAACATTTGAGCAACGGCACCCACTAAGGCTAATGGTGTACTTGCAGCCGCTGCTAACAGTATGTAGCCCATGTGCCCAATGGAACTATATGCCACCATCCGCTTGATATCTTTTTGAGCGATCGCCGTTACCGCTCCGTACATCGCGCTGATTGCTCCCCAAATTGCTAAGGTTGGCGCCAAGGTACTCCAAGCTTCTGGAAATAAACCCAATCCAAACCTTAATAAACCATAGGTTCCCAGCTTTGCTAACACCCCACCAAGAAGAATAGCGATGGGTGTGTTTGCTTCTACATAAGCGTCGGGCAACCATGTATGTAAGGGTATTAGGGGTATTTTTATCCCAAAACCTAATACTATTCCCGCTAGTAAAATTAGTTGCAAAGTTGCGGATAAAGTTTGGGTAGAAATAGCATCGTAATCGAAACTAGAAGAACCAGAAAGCCAAACTAGACCTAAGAAACTTGCTAAAATTAAAGCCCCAGAAACGGCGGTATAGATAAGAAACTTGATACCTGCATAATTCCGTTTTTCTCCTCCCCAAATTGAAATTAATAGATAAAACGGAATTAATTCAAGTTCGTAAAATAAGAAAAATAGCAATAAATTCTGTGCCGCAAATGCACCGGCAACTCCACCGCTAACTAATAAAACTAGAGAATAAAAAAGTCGAGGACGTCGGGTTTCTTTGCTGCTACTGTAAATAGCAATCCAAGTGAGGAGACTGTTCAATAACAACATTAATATTGAAAGTCCATCAACACCTAATTTATAGCTTAAACCTAAGGTTTCATTCCAAGGAAGATATTCCTGTAATTGAATATTTGGATTATTGATATCAAATTGAAATAGTATCAATATATTCCAAGCAAAAGTAATTCCTGCAACCAATGCAGCACCTAAACGAATTCGATTACTAGGAATTTTCGCGGGCAATAAAGCGATTATCGCAGCCCCCCAAATAGGTATCCAAATTAAAGCGCTGATCATAAGTAGTTATTAGTTGATAGTTGTTAGTTGGAATGGGGCATTGGGCATTGGGCATTGGTAATTGGTAGTTGGTATTTGGTAACTGCTCACTGTTCACTGTTCACTGATTACCGATTGCTGTTAGCTGCAAAAATTCATTTCCCCAATATTGCCAAGTAACAATCATCCCTAAAAGAGCAACTCCTAAAAGTACGGTGAACATATAAAATTGAGTTTGTCCGCTGTTGCTGTACTTTAAATTTTCACCACCGCCAAGAGATATTAAGCCAACTAAATTAACGATGCCATCAACCACAAATCGGTCAACCATATCAGTTAATTTGGAAAGCAAATCAACACCTAATACAATACTTCCTCGGTATAGCTTTGGCGTATAAAAGTCATAGGCAAACAAATTTTGTAAACCCTTCCAGGGAAAACGTATTGGTTTGGAAATATTGCCTAAATAAATCACTCCGCCGATGCTACAACCGAAAATACTAGACCAAATCAATAACAGCGCAACATCTTTATTTACAGTTGCCCAATTTGGTAGAAGAGATAAATTTTGTAATATTAAAGGTAGATGCAAAACTAAACCAAATAAAATCATCATCGGTAAAGTCATTTGCCAGCTAACTTCTGGGGAACGCGCGCTCATCGGTAATGGTTTACCACCCCAAACTAAACCAAATTCCCTAGTTAAACTAATTGCTGTTAAAGCGTTAACGGCTACAATTACCCCAATTAACCAAGGTTGTGTTTCCCATAGCCCCGAAGCTAATTTCAATAAAGCCCAAAAGCTACCTAAAGGTGGAAACGCAATTAAACCTAAAACCCCTACTATATAAGCCATGCCTGATATCGGACGACGCGACCACAATCCACCCAACTGAGTAATATCTTGTGTAATGCTGTTCCAAACAATTGTACCCGTACTCATGACTAACAAAGCCGCAGCACAAGCGTGGGTAAGCACCAATAGTAAAGCTGCTTCGTCTTGTTGAGTTCCTACAGCGATGAACACCAAACCCATATATGTACTGACTGAATAGGATAAACAGCGTTTAATATCAATTTGCGCGATCGCAATCAGCGAACCACCAACCGCACTCACTACACCAACCCCTACCATTGCGCTAGAAACTAACGGTGATAAGCTAAAAACTGGTTGCAGTTTAATTAACACCCAAGCACCACTCGCGACAACTACCGAATTCCGCAAAATGGTACTAGGAACTGGTCCTTCCATTGCTTCATCCAACCATAAATGCAGGGGAAACTGAGCGCATTTACCCATCGGACCTGCAATTAATGCCAAACAGACTAATGATAT comes from Rivularia sp. PCC 7116 and encodes:
- a CDS encoding phosphate ABC transporter substrate-binding protein — encoded protein: MTQLKSIAFIAIGSTICLGLQACTQPSKTTSQLNELQGKLVLTGSSTVAPLAAEIGKKFESKHPDVRVDVQTGGSSRGINDARTGVANIGMVSRSLKDEEKDLQAFSVARDGIGIILHKENPVKSLSNQQVIDIYTGKINNWQQVNGTNTPITVVNKAEGRSTLELFLDYFKLENSDIKSSVVIGDNQQGIKTVAGNPNAIGYVSIGTAEFSANNDVSIKLLPLNKVSATTENIQNETFPLSRPLNLVTKTQPQGLEKEFIEFAQSPQVHDIVKNQDFVPISK
- a CDS encoding CO2 hydration protein, coding for MVQTPRKATAKLPPSTHEFAEVIHRLEAGGSMLPDNPENLMQIIGIYKAYAVPMDFYWRDLLYIAEREFLNPLQFFKYFLPEEYLQRHNHYAGDDADLRVWRGEATAHPELLEFIEKGETKKMPKIWHHLFHDRINMEFAEACMRAMLWHGKDMGLGKFDDFLDTEEYKQNADRAIKAYFKGNPPMQLLYKLFPDMFLEQCRQASYYSNLGLFWEVMAPVFFEMSDMYDEGKLTTVPEAMDFLVNGIFAVAGRPIYHHVYIGNECYEVIPKSKGFTWLYEAALPYVEAIFYRTAPFRGTKSYNAQAKQVPSEQKDFHYGILYADVFPVGTAGIPPTLLMQDMLHFLPQYLVDYYQKYCRNQDDMLIQLGITFQRSMYNVTSAVIQALRTALLYPLDDENPEHLQANRDFFEMQLNRFTRSDYGMRDAARLRDIQRQDYR
- a CDS encoding NADH-quinone oxidoreductase subunit M, with amino-acid sequence MISALIWIPIWGAAIIALLPAKIPSNRIRLGAALVAGITFAWNILILFQFDINNPNIQLQEYLPWNETLGLSYKLGVDGLSILMLLLNSLLTWIAIYSSSKETRRPRLFYSLVLLVSGGVAGAFAAQNLLLFFLFYELELIPFYLLISIWGGEKRNYAGIKFLIYTAVSGALILASFLGLVWLSGSSSFDYDAISTQTLSATLQLILLAGIVLGFGIKIPLIPLHTWLPDAYVEANTPIAILLGGVLAKLGTYGLLRFGLGLFPEAWSTLAPTLAIWGAISAMYGAVTAIAQKDIKRMVAYSSIGHMGYILLAAAASTPLALVGAVAQMFSHGIILGILFHLVGVVEAKVGTRELDKLNGLMSPVRGLPVISALLVLGGMASAGIPGMTGFVAEFIAFQGSFPVFPIQTILCVVATGLTAVYFVILLNRTCFGKLDNDLAYYPKVFWHEKMPAFILAGVIIFLGIQPTYLVRWSEPTTTQMVANIPAIQKTVIPRIAMNQSTFNSEQ
- a CDS encoding phosphate ABC transporter ATP-binding protein: MNKFQRRHSQSSLPSMQTEQLSLYYGKKAAFKDITMAIEAGKITALVGPSGCGKSSFLSCLNRLTDLIPHTKVTGSIRLDSVEILNEQIDAIALRRRVGTIFQKPNPFPFSIWKNLAFPLQEHGIKNRKQLALLIESTLQDVGLWNEVKDRLHTSALSLSGGQKQRLCIARALVVQPEVLLLDEPCSALDPISSGVVEDLIASLRERYTVVIVTHNLAQARRIGDYAAFFWVQAEVGQLIEYGDVEQIFTAPQHSLTAAYVNGIRG
- the pstC gene encoding phosphate ABC transporter permease subunit PstC, with amino-acid sequence MTLLKTRILSPSQSDLFLLWILRVLAIVTGIIVVLITAFLLLEALPILQQVGWLPFVSDPSWNPIQGFYSLMPMLWGSFLVTLGSVIFAAPLGIGSAIFCQYYAPPLIAGFYRQLIELLAGIPSVVYGFWGLVVLVPLIGKFQAPGTSLLAGIAILTLMILPTIALSAQASFSEVPTEYLRGAAALGISHWATIRSVVLPAAKSGLFTGLILGTGRAIGETMAVLMVCGNVVQTPTSLFDPVRTLTANIALEMAYATGNHRSALFVSGLLLMITIVLLVAVAEAISRKDIYG
- the pstA gene encoding phosphate ABC transporter permease PstA, producing the protein MDKNSKIQFLLPSLILWAIALFVTAIFCWILSDIVWHGVGQISWEFLTTEPRNAGRDGGIAPILVSTCLILGVCMAVSLPLGVGTAMLLAEFTNSESLFGRLVRRSLDVLAGVPSIVFGLFGNAFFSIKLGLGFSILSGGLTLACMVLPILIRSTEAGFRAVPADYRLGAAALGLSRTTTIRKLLLPAATPGLVVGLVLGIGRAIAETAALIFTSGYVDRMPESLLDSGRSLSIHIFDLSMNVAGGDNNAYASALVLLILLLLVNGMATWTTQFLLTRRITRS
- a CDS encoding NAD(P)H-quinone oxidoreductase subunit F, with translation MGQYVLESVWLVPIYALIGGLLAIPWSPGIISKTGPRPAGYVNLIMTFIAFIHSTVALSISWNQPAYEVFIPWLETAGLRLSIDLEISAISIAAMTVISGLNLLAQIYAIGYMEMDWGWGRFYSLLGLFEAGLCALALTNNLFFSYVILEVLTLGTYLLVGLWFSQPLVVTGARDAFLTKRIGDLFLLMGVLAIYPLTGTWNYNDLAEWAATANVNPTLISLVCLALIAGPMGKCAQFPLHLWLDEAMEGPVPSTILRNSVVVASGAWVLIKLQPVFSLSPLVSSAMVGVGVVSAVGGSLIAIAQIDIKRCLSYSVSTYMGLVFIAVGTQQDEAALLLVLTHACAAALLVMSTGTIVWNSITQDITQLGGLWSRRPISGMAYIVGVLGLIAFPPLGSFWALLKLASGLWETQPWLIGVIVAVNALTAISLTREFGLVWGGKPLPMSARSPEVSWQMTLPMMILFGLVLHLPLILQNLSLLPNWATVNKDVALLLIWSSIFGCSIGGVIYLGNISKPIRFPWKGLQNLFAYDFYTPKLYRGSIVLGVDLLSKLTDMVDRFVVDGIVNLVGLISLGGGENLKYSNSGQTQFYMFTVLLGVALLGMIVTWQYWGNEFLQLTAIGNQ
- a CDS encoding endonuclease domain-containing protein, with product MTREQNFIKTAYHLPYNQKLVEKAKELRKNMTPAERKLWNNYLKMLKIRFLRQRPIDNFIVDFYCANLKIVIEIDGESHFTDEAKNYDEQRTSVLEGYGLQVIRFTNEEVFKNFEGVCESIENYLNR